A genomic window from Gossypium hirsutum isolate 1008001.06 chromosome D12, Gossypium_hirsutum_v2.1, whole genome shotgun sequence includes:
- the LOC107945935 gene encoding B3 domain-containing transcription factor NGA1 isoform X1 — protein MMNFVEEEEEKGYYCNNEDQEEDDEEVVMIREISSNNFPFSSSSSSSVSSKYKDAAAAAVHLSLGTFDSRQDHNKTQQQSGFDFDKKQDLVMDLSLGNHKNNDHEESCYESVEKEHMFDKVVTPSDVGKLNRLVIPKQHAEKYFPLDSSSIEKGLLLNFEDRNGKTWRFRYSYWNSSQSYVMTKGWSRFVKEKKLVAGDTVSFQRGVGELVKARLYIDWKLRPNALDPSPFAHIQLRNQFNFLQPVRWEPICMSRNYQPLHRLNYSIDPYNHRHHHHFQHQHQQQAITYSSMSQYYQIGALQGEPMVIDSVPVIEANNNKASAKRLRLFGVNMDCPNPTQDESSSSIPLSNTQAEYSNKGKSSLSIVLGL, from the coding sequence atgaTGAACTTtgtggaagaagaagaagaaaaagggtaTTATTGTAACAATGAAGATCAAGAGGAAGATGATGAAGAAGTGGTGATGATAAGAGAAATTTCAAGCAATAACTTCCCATTTTCATCCTCTTCTTCATCTTCTGTTTCTTCAAAGTACAAAgatgctgctgctgctgctgttcaTTTGTCGCTTGGAACCTTTGATTCTCGACAAGATCATAACAAAACCCAACAGCAGTCTGGTTTTGATTTCGACAAGAAACAAGACTTGGTGATGGATTTGTCCCTTGGAAACCACAAGAACAATGATCATGAAGAAAGCTGTTATGAGTCTGTTGAAAAAGAACACATGTTCGACAAAGTCGTAACACCGAGCGATGTTGGCAAGCTCAACCGTCTTGTTATACCAAAGCAACATGCCGAGAAGTACTTCCCACTCGACTCTTCCTCGATCGAAAAAGGGTTGCTATTGAATTTCGAAGATCGGAACGGCAAGACATGGCGGTTCCGGTACTCGTATTGGAATAGTAGCCAGAGTTATGTGATGACTAAAGGTTGGAGCCGTTTCGTAAAGGAAAAAAAGCTCGTCGCCGGCGATACGGTATCGTTTCAACGCGGAGTCGGGGAGTTGGTTAAAGCACGGTTGTACATCGATTGGAAACTCCGGCCTAATGCGCTCGATCCGTCACCGTTCGCACATATTCAGCTCCGAAATCAGTTCAACTTCCTTCAACCGGTCCGGTGGGAACCCATATGTATGTCACGAAATTATCAACCTTTACATCGGTTGAATTACAGCATTGACCCTTACAATCACCGCCATCACCATCACTTCCAACACCAGCACCAGCAGCAGGCAATTACTTACAGCAGTATGTCACAGTATTatcaaattggggcattacaGGGAGAGCCAATGGTGATTGATTCAGTACCTGTTATCGAAGCTAACAATAACAAAGCATCAGCTAAAAGGCTAAGGTTGTTTGGTGTGAACATGGACTGTCCAAATCCGACACAAGATGAATCTTCCTCATCTATCCCGCTGTCCAATACACAAGCTGAATATTCAAACAAGGGAAAATCATCCTTGTCCATTGTTTTGGGGCTCTGA
- the LOC107945935 gene encoding B3 domain-containing transcription factor NGA1 isoform X2 encodes MIREISSNNFPFSSSSSSSVSSKYKDAAAAAVHLSLGTFDSRQDHNKTQQQSGFDFDKKQDLVMDLSLGNHKNNDHEESCYESVEKEHMFDKVVTPSDVGKLNRLVIPKQHAEKYFPLDSSSIEKGLLLNFEDRNGKTWRFRYSYWNSSQSYVMTKGWSRFVKEKKLVAGDTVSFQRGVGELVKARLYIDWKLRPNALDPSPFAHIQLRNQFNFLQPVRWEPICMSRNYQPLHRLNYSIDPYNHRHHHHFQHQHQQQAITYSSMSQYYQIGALQGEPMVIDSVPVIEANNNKASAKRLRLFGVNMDCPNPTQDESSSSIPLSNTQAEYSNKGKSSLSIVLGL; translated from the coding sequence ATGATAAGAGAAATTTCAAGCAATAACTTCCCATTTTCATCCTCTTCTTCATCTTCTGTTTCTTCAAAGTACAAAgatgctgctgctgctgctgttcaTTTGTCGCTTGGAACCTTTGATTCTCGACAAGATCATAACAAAACCCAACAGCAGTCTGGTTTTGATTTCGACAAGAAACAAGACTTGGTGATGGATTTGTCCCTTGGAAACCACAAGAACAATGATCATGAAGAAAGCTGTTATGAGTCTGTTGAAAAAGAACACATGTTCGACAAAGTCGTAACACCGAGCGATGTTGGCAAGCTCAACCGTCTTGTTATACCAAAGCAACATGCCGAGAAGTACTTCCCACTCGACTCTTCCTCGATCGAAAAAGGGTTGCTATTGAATTTCGAAGATCGGAACGGCAAGACATGGCGGTTCCGGTACTCGTATTGGAATAGTAGCCAGAGTTATGTGATGACTAAAGGTTGGAGCCGTTTCGTAAAGGAAAAAAAGCTCGTCGCCGGCGATACGGTATCGTTTCAACGCGGAGTCGGGGAGTTGGTTAAAGCACGGTTGTACATCGATTGGAAACTCCGGCCTAATGCGCTCGATCCGTCACCGTTCGCACATATTCAGCTCCGAAATCAGTTCAACTTCCTTCAACCGGTCCGGTGGGAACCCATATGTATGTCACGAAATTATCAACCTTTACATCGGTTGAATTACAGCATTGACCCTTACAATCACCGCCATCACCATCACTTCCAACACCAGCACCAGCAGCAGGCAATTACTTACAGCAGTATGTCACAGTATTatcaaattggggcattacaGGGAGAGCCAATGGTGATTGATTCAGTACCTGTTATCGAAGCTAACAATAACAAAGCATCAGCTAAAAGGCTAAGGTTGTTTGGTGTGAACATGGACTGTCCAAATCCGACACAAGATGAATCTTCCTCATCTATCCCGCTGTCCAATACACAAGCTGAATATTCAAACAAGGGAAAATCATCCTTGTCCATTGTTTTGGGGCTCTGA
- the LOC107945933 gene encoding WAT1-related protein At4g01440 → MNSCQQWKTVTAMVAINFAMAITNVLVKKVLDNGVSHIIILMYRQAISAVFLAPIAYFWERKSRPKLTARILCQLFFNALIGATLCQYFFLLGLEYTSATFSCAFLNMVPAITFILALPFGLEKVNIKNKSGIAKFVGTTGCIGGAMVLTLYKGKTLVRSDSETMVHAVNYVKKERWGIGSIFLAAGTVCWSSWFLVQASIGRTYPCQYSSTAFLSFFSAIQSAIISLITERDFTRWVLKEKLELVTVAYIGMVGSGLCYVGMSWCVKQKGPLFTSAFTPLVQIFAAIFDFSVLHGQIYLGSAVGSVFVVIGLYILLWGRNCEAKEETQNLKQPQMEEQDCNGTPQV, encoded by the exons ATGAACAGCTGCCAACAATGGAAGACTGTGACTGCAATGGTGGCTATAAACTTTGCCATGGCTATAACAAATGTGCTTGTCAAAAAAGTTCTTGATAATGGTGTTAGCCATATAATCATCTTAATGTACCGTCAAGCAATTTCAGCTGTATTTTTGGCACCAATTGCCTACTTTTGGGAAAG GAAAAGTAGACCAAAGCTCACAGCTCGAATTTTATGCCAGCTTTTTTTTAATGCTCTTATAGG GGCGACACTCTGTCAATATTTTTTCCTTTTGGGACTTGAATATACATCTGCAACTTTCTCTTGTGCATTCCTTAATATGGTTCCTGCAATTACCTTCATATTGGCTCTACCATTTGG GTTAGAGAAAGTGAATATCAAAAACAAGTCCGGGATCGCCAAGTTTGTGGGCACGACGGGTTGCATCGGCGGAGCTATGGTGCTGACGCTTTACAAAGGGAAAACGTTAGTCAGGTCGGATTCAGAGACCATGGTTCACGCTGTGAACTACGTTAAGAAAGAGAGATGGGGCATCGGTTCGATATTCCTAGCCGCGGGTACCGTCTGTTGGTCATCATGGTTCCTAGTGCAAGCCAGTATAGGAAGGACATATCCATGCCAATATTCTAGTACTGCATTCTTGTCCTTTTTCAGTGCAATTCAATCAGCCATTATAAGTTTGATAACAGAAAGGGATTTCACAAGATGGGTCTTGAAGGAGAAACTCGAACTCGTAACAGTGGCGTACATA GGAATGGTGGGATCTGGTTTGTGCTATGTGGGAATGTCTTGGTGTGTGAAACAAAAGGGTCCACTTTTCACTTCAGCTTTCACTCCCTTGGTGCAAATATTTGCAGCCATTTTTGATTTCTCTGTTCTACATGGGCAAATCTACCTTGGAAG TGCCGTTGGATCTGTTTTTGTTGTGATTGGTTTATATATTCTGCTATGGGGCAGAAACTGTGAGGCTAAAGAAGAAACTCAAAACCTCAAACAGCCGCAAATGGAGGAACAAGACTGCAATGGAACGCCACAAGTTTAA
- the LOC107945934 gene encoding uncharacterized protein, with protein sequence MPCFTATPFYLLTLFLLFFYFSPQIAQSSPDNSRSIRLPSDGFTIADDNEGVCARFTKPASCPVTCFRTEPVCGVDGVTYWCGCADAYCAGTRVAKSGFCEVGNGGSASVPGQALLLVHIVWLILLGFFVLCGLF encoded by the coding sequence ATGCCGTGCTTCACGGCAACTCCGTTCTACCTCTTAACCCTgtttctcctcttcttttatttctctccACAGATCGCACAATCTTCTCCAGATAATTCAAGATCTATCCGTTTACCTTCCGATGGATTCACCATCGCCGACGATAACGAAGGCGTCTGCGCTCGATTCACCAAGCCGGCATCGTGTCCGGTCACTTGCTTCCGAACGGAGCCCGTTTGTGGCGTCGACGGCGTAACATATTGGTGCGGTTGCGCGGATGCCTACTGTGCCGGCACTCGCGTGGCGAAATCAGGATTTTGTGAAGTTGGAAATGGAGGTAGCGCGTCGGTTCCTGGTCAAGCGTTGCTTTTGGTTCACATTGTTTGGCTGATCTTGCTCGGTTTCTTTGTATTGTGCGGTCTTTTCTAA